The Flavobacterium sp. K5-23 genome segment TCTTTTTAAAGCTATTGGAATGAGAATAAGATATATGGAGCCTAAATCACATGACAAGCATATTGCTTATGTCTCTCATTTGTCACATATAAGTGCATTTATGCTAGGAAAAACAGTCATAAACAAAGAAAAACACGAACAAGATATATTTGATATGGCGGGAAGTGGATTTGAAAGTACGGTTCGTCTGGCCAAAAGTTCACCTGCTATGTGGACTCCTATTTTTAAACAAAACAGAAAGCAAGTAGTAAAAACATTAGAGGAGTATATTTCTAATTTGACCCAATTTAAAGAACTACTAATAAACGAAGATTACGATGCTATTTACGAAGAAATGGAAAGTGTCAACAGAATAAAAGAGATATTAAACGGAATGGTAAAGTAATCATTGGTTAATAAGAATAATGAAACATAAACATTCCCGTTTCGGCTCCCTCCCTTTCGGGGAGGGTTGGGGAGGGGAAAAACGATAATAAAACTAAAAACTAAAACAAGATGGAAAACAAGAAAGAAATGAGAACATGGTTGGAAAACTTCAATTTAACTCATCCACTAGTAATAGCTGGTCCTTGTAGTGCGGAAACAGAAGATCAAGTATTGAAAATTGCACATGAATTGAAAGATTCTGATGTAAGTGTGTTTAGAGCTGGAATATGGAAACCAAGAACACGTCCAGGTGGATTTGAAGGTGTAGGAGAAATTGGTTTGAAATGGTTGCAAAAAGCAAAAGCAGAGACAGGATTGCTTATGGGTACTGAAGTAGCTACAGCTGCTCATTGTAAGTTGGCGATAGAACACGATATTGATGTATTGTGGATTGGAGCGCGTACTACTGCAAACCCTTTTGCGGTTCAAGAAATAGCGGATACTTTAAAAGGAACAGATAAAATTGTTTTGATTAAAAACCCTGTAAATCCAGATTTAGCTTTGTGGCTAGGTGGTGTGGAACGTTTACATATGGCAGGAATAGAGAAGTTAGGAGTGATTCATAGAGGGTTTTCTACTTATGAGAAAACAAAATACAGAAACATTCCAGAATGGCAGATTCCTATAGAATTGCAAAATAAATTCCCTGATTTACCTCTTATCATTGATCCATCTCATATCACGGGAGACCGCGCTATGATTCTTGAAGTAACTCAACAAGCGTTAGACTTGAATTATGACGGTATGATTATCGAAACACATGTTGATCCAGATAACGCTTGGAGTGATGCTGCACAACAAGTTACACCAACAGCTTTAAAACAAATTTTTATAGATTTAAAAATTAGAAAATTAGAAGGGGAAACGGATGAATACAACCAGAAGATGAAAAAATTAAGAGCAAACATCGATGTTCTTGATGCTTCACTTCTTGAGCTATTAGGTAAAAGAATGAAAGTAGCTGACGAAATAGGTCAAGTGAAAAAAGAAGGGAATGTAGCTGTATTACAAAACACCCGTTGGAATGAAATTTTAGGAAAAATGATTTTAGAAGGAGAACAAAAAGGGCTTTCTGAAGAATTTGTACTTAGAATGTTTAAGGCAATTCACCAGGAAAGTATTGGACACCAAGAGAAAATATTAAATGCTTAATTAGAATTATATTTAAGACTACAACCCCATAATTTATTTGAATTATGGGGTTTTTGATTTCTAAGGAACTAGAGATCTATTGTTCAAAGTGAAATTCTTTAAACTTTAAACTTTAAACTTCAAACAATGAATTATCTTTGCAAAGAATTAAGGTTTTACCTCGAAGTCTCAGGATAAAATCATAATTCTTAATTTGTAAATCAAGCATGACAGGAATCGTATATAAATCTACAGGGAGTTGGTACACCGTTAAATCATTACAAGGTGATTTTATTGAGTGTAGAATGAAAGGGAAGTTTAGGATAAAAGGTATAAAAAGTACTAATCCTATTGCTGTTGGCGATATTGTGGATTATGAACACGAAGAATCTTCGGATACCGTTACTGGTACGATTCATAATATTCATGAGAGAAAGAATTATATCGTTCGTAAGTCAGTGAATCTGTCTCATCAGATGCATATTATTGCCTCTAATATTGACCGTGTTTTTTTATTGATTACTATTAATAATCCACCTACAACTTTTAATTTTATAGATCGTTTCCTTGTAACTGCTGAGGCTTACGGGATAGAGACAATTCTAGTTTTTAATAAAATTGATACTTTAACCGAAGAAACGCTAGACGAGCAGTTGTATATGCAACACGTCTATCAGGAAATTGGTTATAAATGCTTACGAGTCTCATCAACTGAAGGGACGGGTGTGGCTGAGTTACAAGAAATGATGATAGGGAAAGTGAGTATGTTTTCTGGGCATTCTGGTGTTGGGAAATCAACTTTGGTAAATGCTATGGAACCTTCGTTACATCTTAAAACAAAAACTATTTCTGAAGCAAGCAAGCAGGGACAACACACTACGACATTTGCTGAAATGTATGATTTGTCTTTTGATGCTCGAATTATCGATACTCCAGGGATAAAAGGTTTTGGAATTGTTGATATGGAAAAGGAAGAAATTGGGGGTTATTTCCCTGAATTTTTCAAGTTGAAAGATCAATGTAAATTCAATAACTGTTTACATAAAGAAGAACCACATTGTGCTGTTAAGGCAGCTTTAGATAGAGATGAGATAGCTTGGTCACGTTATAAAAGTTACTTGAAAATACTGGAAGGCGATGACGAGAATTATCGTACTGATGTTCACGATGAAGATCGAAAAGCAAGTGATAAAACTAGAGAGTAAGCCTCCTATCCCCAGAAATGGGAATTCTAATAGTACTGTTTAATTTATTGTGATTTAGAAAATTTTATTCTTTAAAATATGAAAGTCGTACTTCAACGTGTTTCCTCAGCATCTGTAATTATCGAAAATAAAGTAGTAGCTGATATTCAAAAAGGGCTATTGATTCTTGTTGGGATTGAAGATGCTGACACGCAGGAAGACATCGACTGGTTAGTGGGTAAAATCACTAAAATCCGGATTTTTGAAGATGAAAACCACATTATGAATTTATCGGTTCAAGATATAAATGGTGATGTTATTGTCGTGAGTCAATTCACCCTTCATGCTACCACTAAAAAAGGGAATCGTCCTTCCTATATAAAAGCAGCAAAACCTGATGTTGCCATTCCGCTCTATGAAAATTTCGTGAAGGAATTAGAAAAGGAATTAAATAAAAAAGTACAAACTGGGGTTTTTGGGGCTGACATGAAAGTTAGCTTAATTAACGACGGACCAGTAACAATACTGATTGACAGTAAAAACAGAGAATAAGTTTTACTGAGATTAAACCCAAAGAGTATACTTTAATAGGAAAGTTGTCGACACAAGAGTACAATGATGTTCTCACTTGTTTAAGAAGCTCTCCAAATATTAAAAGTAAATACCGAAAATTATTATAAGAAACACCTCACTCTAGGTGTTTTTTTATGTTCCAATTCTTTATATTTGTTCGAATACAACTCAAATGACTTTAGAACAATACATTCAAAATATAAATTCAGCTTATAAACGAGGAAATGCTACTGAACACACGTATCGTGGTGATTTAAAGCAACTCATTGAAAGTATTGTAACTGATGTAGCCGCAACTAATGAGCCCAAACGCCAACAATGTGGAGCTCCAGATTATATCATCACTAAAAAAGATATTCCTGTAGGTTTTATTGAAGCCAAAGACATAGGCGACAAAGATTTGTCCGGAATAAAAAAAACGGGAAATAAAGAACAATTTGACCGTTATAAAAAATCTTTAAATAATTTGATTTTTACAGATTATTTAGACTTCCATCTATACATTGACGGGCTTTTTATCACAAAAATTGCCATTGCTGAAGTTCAAGAGGGAACGATTGTCCCTTTACCAGATAATTTCACGGCTTTTGCAAATCTCATTAAGGATTTTTGTGTCCACATTAGTCAATCTATAAAAAGCTCGAAGAAACTGGCCGAAATGATGGCGGGAAAAGCGCGGTTATTATCGGATGTGATTGAAAAAGCGTTGACCAGTGATGAAACACACAATGAAGACAGTACTTTGAAAGACCAAATGAACGCTTTCAAAGAAATCTTAATTCACGATATAACACCCAAAGGGTTTGCTGATGTTTACTCACAAACTATTGCTTACGGAATGTTTGCCGCACGATTGCACGATCCCACTTTACCCACTTTTTCCAGACAAGAAGCGGCCGAGTTAATCCCCAAATCAAACCCTTTTTTAAGAAAACTGTTTGGTTACATCGCTGGACCGGATATTGATGACCGTATAAAATGGATTGTAGATTCGTTAGTGGATATTTTCTTGGCGTGTAACGTTGCCCAAATCCTTAAAAATTACGGGAAGTCAACCAAAATGGAAGACCCCATTATCCATTTTTATGAAACTTTCCTGAGTGAATACGACCCGAAACTGAGGAAAGCGCGTGGCGTTTGGTACACACCAAAACCAGTCGTGAATTTTATCGTTCGTGCCGTTGATGATATACTAAAAACCGAATTCGATTTGCCGCAAGGTTTAGCGGACAAAAGTAAAACCAAAATAAAAGTTGACCTTCAAGGAAAGAAAGTGGAACAAGAAGTGCATAAAGTACAAATACTGGATCCAGCAACGGGAACAGGAACTTTTCTTGCCGAAGTAGTGAAGCACGTTCATAAAAAATTCAAAGGACAACAAGGCGTTTGGAGCACTTATATAGAAACCCATTTATTGCCACGACTCAATGGTTTTGAGTTATTGATGGCAAGTTATGCAATGGCACATTTGCAAATGGATTTACTGCTTACTGAAACTGGTTTTAAACCTACTAAAGAACAACGTTTAAAAATATATCTAACTAATAGTCTAGAAGAAAGCCATCCTGACACAGGAACTTTATTTGCTAACTGGTTAAGTAGTGAAGCTAACGAAGCTAATTTTATTAAGCGGGACACGCCTGTAATGTGCATTGTTGGGAATCCTCCTTATAGCGGCGAGAGTAACAATAAAGGCGAGTGGATTATGAAATTGATGGACGATTACAAGAAAGAACCAGGAGGAAAAGAAAAACTGAAAGAACAAAATTCAAAATTCATAAATGACGATTATGTGAAATTCCTGCGTTACGGACAATATTATATAGAAAAAAACGGCAGTGGAGTTTTGGCATTTATTAACCCACACGGATTTCTGGATAATCCAACATTTAGAGGAATGCGCTGGAATCTGTTAAAAACCTATGATAAGATTTACACGATAGACTTACACGGAAATGCAAAGAAAAAAGAAATTTCTCCTGATGGTTCTGCGGACGTAAATGTTTTTGACATTATGCAAGGGGTTGCCATTACTATTTTTGTAAAAACGGGAAACAAAAAAGCAAATGAATTGGGTAAAGTTTTTCATTATGATTTATTTGGAAAGCGAGATTTTAAATATGATTTTCTTACGGAGAATTCATTAAATACAATTGATTTTAATAAACTACCAAATATTGCTCCTTATTATTTTTTCGTTAACAAAGATTTTGATGAACAAAAAGAATATGACAAAGGATTTGCATTAAATGAATTATATATAATAAACTCATTAGGGCTATTAACAAAAAGGGATAAGTTTATCACAGATTTTAACAAACCTTCTATTAAAAAGAGATTGAATGATTTTTTAGAAGAAGATTTATCAAATGAAAATTTATCTAATAAATATGATTTAAAATTAAAGGATAATGATAATTGGGATTTGATAAAATCAAGAAATGAAATACAAAAAAATGGTATAATTGAGGATAATTTTAAAGTTCAAAATTATAGATGTTTTGATAAAAGATATATATACTATGATACAAATTTTGTGGCAAGATTAAATACAAAAGTATTGAAGCATTTTGACAATAAAAATGTAGCCATCATTTCAACTAGACAATTAGCAGGTAATAATTTCAATCACATATTTGTTTCAAATATAATCTCTGATCAATGTTTTATATCTAATAAAACAAAAGAAGGCTGTCAAGTTTTTCCCCTCTATCTTTACCCCGAAACGAACGGAAAACAACAATCGCTGTCAGGGTTTGAAACCCTGACAGCGATAGACGTAGACAAACAAAACGAAATCGCAGCCAGAATCCCAAATCTAAACCCAGAAATAGTCAATAAAATAGCCAAGAAATTAGGTTTAGCTTTTGTTGCTGAAAAAGAAGTTTATGGCAATGTCTGTATGGCTAACAATGACGAAGTTATCCCTGATTTCAGAGACAATTTTGCTCCAATCGATATTCTGGATTATATTTATGCCGTTTTGCATTCGCCAACATACCGAGAGAAATACAAAGAATTCTTGAAAATTGATTTCCCTAAAATTCCGTTTCCAAAAGACACTAAAACCTTCTGGGAATTAGTCGAATTAGGTTCGCAAATACGCCAAATTCATTTGCTGGAAAGCGAAATAGTAGAAGAATATATCACAGATTTTAATATTGATGGCGATTGCGTAGTTGAGAAACCACGTTTCGAGGCAAACTCTATCAGGGTTCAAAACCCTGATAGAGCTGAAGGTAAAGTATGGATAAACGAAACCCAGTATTTTGACAACGTTCCTGAAGTGGCTTGGAGTTTTTATATAGGCGGGTATCAACCCGCACAAAAATGGTTGAAAGATAGAAAAGGGAGAAAGTTAGAGTTTGACGATATTGCCCATTATCAAAAAATAATAGTTGCGTTAAGTGAGACTAATAGATTGATGGCGGCAATCGATGCAATAGAAATAGAATAAACTTTTAACTCTAACAGGGTTTAAAACCCTGTTAGAGTTAAAAGTTTAAAATTAAAAACAAGTAGTAATATGGAAATAAAAGAACCCATTCTTCACGGTAATTACTATCACATTTATAACCGTGGTAATAATGGAATTAATATATTTCTTGAAAATGAGAATTACTATCATTTTCTTCGGTTGTATGCTAAGTATATCGAGCCTATTGCAGATACATTTGCTTGGTGTTTGTTGAAGAATCACTTTCATATCTTGGTTCGAATTAAAGATAAAACGGAAATAGATCCTAATGAGTTGACGTATAACACTACAGAAAAACCAAAAATTATTGATCCGTCAAGACAATTCTCGCATTTGTTCAATGCTTATACTCAGGCAGTAAATAAACGCCACAATAGAACAGGAAGTTTGTTTGAAACAACTTTCGAAAGAAAAGTAGTCACTTCTGAAAAGTATTTTCAACAATTGATTTTTTATATCCATAACAATCCAGTACATCACGGTTTTGTCAAACAAATGAGTTTATATCCTTGGTCATCCTACGGAACAGTAATTTCTAATAGACCAACCAAACTTAAAAGAGACGAGGTAATTGAGTTATTTGTTGATATAGAAAACTTTGTTTTTTATCACAATCAACAACAAAATTTAAACGAAATCAATAATTTGATAATTGAATAATTTAACCCGTTTAACCCTTTCAGGGTTTTAAACCCTGAAAGGGTTAATTCTAATAATAAAAACTATGAACCTGAAAAATTCCCAACTGGACGTTGATACCTGGATAAAAGAACACGGAGTTCGTTATTTCAATGAACTGACTAATATGGCACAACTTACTGAAGAAGTAGGTGAAGTTGCCCGGATTATTGCACGCCGTTATGGAGAACAATCCGAGAAAGAAAGCGATAAAAACAAAGACCTTGGCGAAGAATTAGCCGATGTGGTTTTTGTTGTATTGTGTTTGGCTAACCAGACAGGTATTGATTTACAAGCTGCTTTTGATAAAAAGATGGATTTGAAATCAGTGCGCGATAAAGATCGTCACAAAAACAATGAAAAACTGAAGTAATTTGTGGATTGTAAATTATGAATTATAAACGAGGAGTGGTAAATTGCGGACTTGAATTATGCTGACCGTAATTCATAATTCTTAACTCATATTTTAAAACATGAATTTACTGTTACAAACTTCCCATTCTAACTTACAGGCTCAAATTGCAGTTACGGGATCCAAAAGTGAAACCAACAGATTGTTGTTGTTACAAGCGCTGTTCCCTAATGTTACACTTTCTAACACATCAAATTCTGATGATAGTGAGGTTATGCAAAAAGCATTGAAAGGAAATGAAGAATTAATAGATATTCATCATGCTGGAACGGCCATGCGATTTCTTACCGCTTTTTATGCAGTAAATGAGGGTCGCGAAGTGGTTTTGACCGGGTCAGACAGAATGAAAGAACGCCCTATAAAAGTTTTAGTGGAAGCACTGGAACAGCTTGGGGCAAAAATCACTTATGAAAATGAAGTGGGCTATCCACCTATTCGAATAAAAGGTCAAAAAATAACAGTTTCTAAAGTGAATATTCCGGCAAATGTAAGCAGTCAGTACATTTCGGCACTTTTACTTGTGGCGCCAAAACTAGAAAACGGAATAGAATTAACTTTAGTTGGTGAAATAACTTCTGTTCCTTATATCAAAATGACTTTGGCTTTGCTTGAAGAGATTGGGGTGGGAACCTCATTTGTTGGAAATACGATTACAGTAAATCCCAAATCCCAAATCTCAAATCCCAAATCTTTAACTGTAGAATCTGACTGGAGTTCCGCTTCTTACTTTTTCAGTTTAGTGGCTCTTGCTGATACAGCTTCCATTACATTAAACAGTTATAAAGAAAACAGTTTGCAAGGAGATTCGGCCTTGGTCGAAATCTATAAACAAATGGGAGTTGAAACGCATTTTGATGGAAATCAAATGATACTTACTAAACAGGCTAACTTTAATCCTAAAGATTTAAACTTAGATTTAAACAACACTCCGGATATTGCGCAAACAATTGTGGTCACTTGTCTCGGTTTAGGTATTGGTTGCCATTTAACGGGTTTGCATACTTTAAAAATTAAAGAAACGGATAGACTAGAAGCACTAAGAATCGAGTTGACTAAACTAGGTGCTGCTATTTCAGTTACTAATGATAGCCTAACGCTTGTTGCTTCAGGAAATATCAATCACAATGTAAAAATAGCAACTTATAATGACCATAGAATGGCAATGGCATTTGCTCCATTGGCCTTAAAAGTGCCAATTATTATTGAAAATGCCGAAGTAGTTTCAAAATCGTATCCTGATTTTTGGGATGATATGAAAAAACTGGGTTTTAATATTTCATAAAAAGGCATATTTTAAAGGGGTAAGAACTTTTTTTGTGCTTAAGGAGTTTGAATAGAGGAGGAATAGGAAAAATAAACGGCAAAACACTTGACAACGCCTATCTCACAATC includes the following:
- a CDS encoding bifunctional 3-deoxy-7-phosphoheptulonate synthase/chorismate mutase type II, which produces MENKKEMRTWLENFNLTHPLVIAGPCSAETEDQVLKIAHELKDSDVSVFRAGIWKPRTRPGGFEGVGEIGLKWLQKAKAETGLLMGTEVATAAHCKLAIEHDIDVLWIGARTTANPFAVQEIADTLKGTDKIVLIKNPVNPDLALWLGGVERLHMAGIEKLGVIHRGFSTYEKTKYRNIPEWQIPIELQNKFPDLPLIIDPSHITGDRAMILEVTQQALDLNYDGMIIETHVDPDNAWSDAAQQVTPTALKQIFIDLKIRKLEGETDEYNQKMKKLRANIDVLDASLLELLGKRMKVADEIGQVKKEGNVAVLQNTRWNEILGKMILEGEQKGLSEEFVLRMFKAIHQESIGHQEKILNA
- the rsgA gene encoding ribosome small subunit-dependent GTPase A; protein product: MTGIVYKSTGSWYTVKSLQGDFIECRMKGKFRIKGIKSTNPIAVGDIVDYEHEESSDTVTGTIHNIHERKNYIVRKSVNLSHQMHIIASNIDRVFLLITINNPPTTFNFIDRFLVTAEAYGIETILVFNKIDTLTEETLDEQLYMQHVYQEIGYKCLRVSSTEGTGVAELQEMMIGKVSMFSGHSGVGKSTLVNAMEPSLHLKTKTISEASKQGQHTTTFAEMYDLSFDARIIDTPGIKGFGIVDMEKEEIGGYFPEFFKLKDQCKFNNCLHKEEPHCAVKAALDRDEIAWSRYKSYLKILEGDDENYRTDVHDEDRKASDKTRE
- the dtd gene encoding D-aminoacyl-tRNA deacylase, producing MKVVLQRVSSASVIIENKVVADIQKGLLILVGIEDADTQEDIDWLVGKITKIRIFEDENHIMNLSVQDINGDVIVVSQFTLHATTKKGNRPSYIKAAKPDVAIPLYENFVKELEKELNKKVQTGVFGADMKVSLINDGPVTILIDSKNRE
- a CDS encoding type ISP restriction/modification enzyme; this encodes MTLEQYIQNINSAYKRGNATEHTYRGDLKQLIESIVTDVAATNEPKRQQCGAPDYIITKKDIPVGFIEAKDIGDKDLSGIKKTGNKEQFDRYKKSLNNLIFTDYLDFHLYIDGLFITKIAIAEVQEGTIVPLPDNFTAFANLIKDFCVHISQSIKSSKKLAEMMAGKARLLSDVIEKALTSDETHNEDSTLKDQMNAFKEILIHDITPKGFADVYSQTIAYGMFAARLHDPTLPTFSRQEAAELIPKSNPFLRKLFGYIAGPDIDDRIKWIVDSLVDIFLACNVAQILKNYGKSTKMEDPIIHFYETFLSEYDPKLRKARGVWYTPKPVVNFIVRAVDDILKTEFDLPQGLADKSKTKIKVDLQGKKVEQEVHKVQILDPATGTGTFLAEVVKHVHKKFKGQQGVWSTYIETHLLPRLNGFELLMASYAMAHLQMDLLLTETGFKPTKEQRLKIYLTNSLEESHPDTGTLFANWLSSEANEANFIKRDTPVMCIVGNPPYSGESNNKGEWIMKLMDDYKKEPGGKEKLKEQNSKFINDDYVKFLRYGQYYIEKNGSGVLAFINPHGFLDNPTFRGMRWNLLKTYDKIYTIDLHGNAKKKEISPDGSADVNVFDIMQGVAITIFVKTGNKKANELGKVFHYDLFGKRDFKYDFLTENSLNTIDFNKLPNIAPYYFFVNKDFDEQKEYDKGFALNELYIINSLGLLTKRDKFITDFNKPSIKKRLNDFLEEDLSNENLSNKYDLKLKDNDNWDLIKSRNEIQKNGIIEDNFKVQNYRCFDKRYIYYDTNFVARLNTKVLKHFDNKNVAIISTRQLAGNNFNHIFVSNIISDQCFISNKTKEGCQVFPLYLYPETNGKQQSLSGFETLTAIDVDKQNEIAARIPNLNPEIVNKIAKKLGLAFVAEKEVYGNVCMANNDEVIPDFRDNFAPIDILDYIYAVLHSPTYREKYKEFLKIDFPKIPFPKDTKTFWELVELGSQIRQIHLLESEIVEEYITDFNIDGDCVVEKPRFEANSIRVQNPDRAEGKVWINETQYFDNVPEVAWSFYIGGYQPAQKWLKDRKGRKLEFDDIAHYQKIIVALSETNRLMAAIDAIEIE
- a CDS encoding nucleotide pyrophosphohydrolase; amino-acid sequence: MNLKNSQLDVDTWIKEHGVRYFNELTNMAQLTEEVGEVARIIARRYGEQSEKESDKNKDLGEELADVVFVVLCLANQTGIDLQAAFDKKMDLKSVRDKDRHKNNEKLK
- the aroA gene encoding 3-phosphoshikimate 1-carboxyvinyltransferase → MNLLLQTSHSNLQAQIAVTGSKSETNRLLLLQALFPNVTLSNTSNSDDSEVMQKALKGNEELIDIHHAGTAMRFLTAFYAVNEGREVVLTGSDRMKERPIKVLVEALEQLGAKITYENEVGYPPIRIKGQKITVSKVNIPANVSSQYISALLLVAPKLENGIELTLVGEITSVPYIKMTLALLEEIGVGTSFVGNTITVNPKSQISNPKSLTVESDWSSASYFFSLVALADTASITLNSYKENSLQGDSALVEIYKQMGVETHFDGNQMILTKQANFNPKDLNLDLNNTPDIAQTIVVTCLGLGIGCHLTGLHTLKIKETDRLEALRIELTKLGAAISVTNDSLTLVASGNINHNVKIATYNDHRMAMAFAPLALKVPIIIENAEVVSKSYPDFWDDMKKLGFNIS